The Nostoc sp. 'Lobaria pulmonaria (5183) cyanobiont' DNA window CCATCAGTAAAGCAGTGGTAGTGAATACTCCAATTTCTGCTCCATACTGCAACCCCAAAAACCACCCAGTTTGGAAGATATCTATAAACATATCTTTATCGAACTGATGCAAAGCACAATCAAGCTGATAGTCTTTAAAGTAGTTATCAAAGCAAATCCAACTGGTGGCAGCGATAAAATTTAGCCAAAAAATGAGTGTGCTTCCCCAACCGATACCGGCTAAACCAAGGGCTGGGAAACCAAATTTGCCGAACATTAGCACGTAATTAGCAACCGCATTTAATAATAGTCCAGCTACCGTAATTACTATTAAGAATTGGGGACGATTAAGGGCAGAGCTAACTTCTTTTAAGATACAAAAGCCGAGTGCAGCAGGAAAACCCCAAACAATAGACCGCAAATATATTTGAGCTAATAACACATTGCTTTCTTCTTGACCAGTTAGCAGCAGGATATAGTCAAAGTGCCAAATGATAAACATCACAGGTAAGCACATCGTCACAGCTAACCAAATTCCTTGACCGGTAGCACGGCTCACTTGGTCTATCTTTCCTGCACCAAAAGCATTGGCGACACTCACACCCGCAGCTGAAAGAACAGAACGACAGACGGAAGCTAGGGTAGAAAAGGTAACAGCACCTAAAGCACCCGCAGCTAAAGCTTGGCTGTTAAGCAAGCCCATCATTACGCCATCCAATAAAGGAATGCCCGCTTCTAATATTTGAGTAATTACCAAAGGAACTGCCAATTGTAGGCAGGCTTGGACTTCTAATATCAGTTCTGACTGAAATTCTTTTGAGGTTAACTCCATTGGGGCGCTAAAAAGCAATACTGAATACATTAAGATATATTAACGCCACAGGTGCAATCAACTCAAGCTATTCGCGATCGCCTTTCCAAAAATTGTGTTTTATAACACTGTTGCCAGCAGATGACAAGTTATTTATGAGCTTCAACTGTCAATAATGGCACATCGTCAACCTGGGTAAAAGTGATACTTTTGACCAGCTTTGCTATTACCTATGCCCAGCTTCAATGTAGCAGCATTTATGGCTGTAATAACAGCATTGTAGTTAGCATTGAAGGTAATACCTATTAGTAATTAGTTAAACAGATATCACTATGAGTTGTGAACTTTGAATTAAAAAATTGCTTGAACTCAATACTCACAACTCATAACTTTCTAAGATTATCGCGCCGGTAATTGTGGGTGTGTAGTCGAGTACTTTGTTACGATGCCAGAAATCTCAGGGTTGTAAAGCCTTAGATAATTCCAGTAGTTGCCAAATACTTGCCGCACATAGTTTTTAGTTTCATCAAAGGGAATTTCTTCAACAAACTCATCTGGATCTTTTGTAGTTAGAGTTTGCAACCATTTGGAGACATTGCCGGGGCCAGCATTGTAACTAGCGATCGCCAGCAAGGAGTTATTGTTATATTGATCGTGGGTATGACCCAAATACCATGTACCCAGCATGATGTTATCGTTGGGATTTTCTAAGTTGATTGTTTTGAAATCCACCTTGATTTGTGGCGCGATCCATTTAGCTGTACTCGGTAACAGCTGCATTAAACCAGTAGCTTCAGCGACAGATTTGATTTTTGGTTCAAACCGTGACTCTTGACGCATCAGAGCAGTTACTAGCAAAGGATTAAGTTTACGATCAATAGACCACTTTTCAATCTCTCGCAGATAGGGAAATGGATAACGCGCTTGCCAGTAGGTGATTTGTTTACTCAGAGTCTGATATTGGGCAAGTTCGGCTGGTATTTCCCGATCTTCTAATTTAGAAATTTCATCAATTCCGATGAGATTTTCTCCCCTAGCCTGCCGCATCAACCCTTCAGTAAATTGCTCTGCTACCGTTGGCTGAATTTTGTTCTGAAATTCTGTTTGCCATTGTAACCAGGCATCGCGGTCTTGACCTAGCAGATACAATTCTTTGAAAGTTTCAGAACCAGCAGGCGGTAATGGACGCTGAGGTGCGATTACTTCCGGGTTCATGACGCGCACGTTGTCAAAATTGCCGACATTTAGCCCTAACATTGTCGCGGCTCGCCATGCATAGTAAGAGTAGGGAAACTGGCTAATCACATACTCATAAGCAGTTTTAGATTCTTGCTGTTTCCCCAGTGAAGCTGCCCATTTACCTACCCAAAAGCCTGCTCTTGGAGCCAAAATACTATTGGGGTTATTAGTGACGATTGGTTCTGCCCATTGCCAAGCACCGACGTAATCTTTGGCTTCGGCTTTATCTTGGGCAATTTTCCAACGGTATTCTGCGGCTTCGTCAGAGTTACCGTATTTACCTATGAGTAATTGCCACGCCGCGCTAGCTGACTTTTGATCCTTGAGAGTTTGGAAAGTTTTGGCTTTTTGTGCCAGTGCAGTACCAGCTTGTTTGGGAAATTTACTAATTACCTGCTCAAGATACGGTAAGCCGTCTTTAGGTGTTTTTGCGGTTTCTGCTAACCGCAGTAGTGCCATTCCAGTTTCCTCACTATTGGGAAATTGTTGCACTAATTGTTGATAGGTGGCGATCGCTTTTTCTTTATCTTTGCCTCCTACCTGTAAGCCTCGTGCAGTACGGTAGAGGTTGCGCGATGTTTTGGGTGCTTTGGCGTAAGCATTGGCCGCTTTAGGAAATTGACTATTTTCCCAATAGCTAGTACCAATGAGTTCCCAGTCTTCGGATTTGAGGGTAGTCTGTTTTACTAGCTGATCCAAAACGCCGACTATGCCTGGTTGATCGTAGGCATACTTAGCCAAAATCAATTGTAATTGTGGCTGATTGGGATTTTCTTGCAAGCGTTTGCGGATAATTTCCCAAGTTAGAGGATTAGAAGGAAATTGAGCGATCGCAGTTTCTTGCTGCTTCGGTTGAGCAATTAGATATAGCGCTTTGACTGCGGCCGGTTCTTTAGGATACAGTTTTAGCACCCTTTGCCTGAGATCCGAGGCTTTGCCGTCCTCGCCCAACATATCCTCTGCCTGGGCTTGTTTGAGCAAAATGTAGGGCGCGAGGATGGGATAGTCTTTCTCTAATCCTTGGAGTAAAACTAGAGCTTTTTGCCCTTGGGTTCTTTCAATATAATCACTCGCCAAAAGATAACGAGCGCGATTCCGATCTGGCGATCGCGATTCTTGAGCGATCGTTGCCAGTTTTGCCGCCCGTTCTGGCAGTGATTGCGATATCAGCAAAAAGACGGCTGATTGAGCAACACTACCGTCCGATTTTTGCTCTGCTTGATTCTGACTCAGTTTGAGCCATTTTCCCAGAGACTTACCAATCTCAGGTGCTGATACCATTGCCCCAGTTAAAAAGGCAAACAGTGCTGCACCCGCAATTATCGAAATTTGCTTTTTTTGTAGTTTCTTCAGCATGAATACCCGCTGAAAAGTTTCGGTGAATTTCTTGAAACTCTAACACTCCTAACCATCAGTGTTACCAATTTTTAATTTTAGATTTTTAATTTTATGTAGAAAAATACTAATTTTCAATCCTTCAGTTGGTAGTATTGATTAACTAGCACATATTAGATACTATTACATCTATCTTGGGTATATCTTAAAGGAGACAGATGGTAGGTCTTCAGTTGGGTATTCGATTCCTACTGATTTGGGGTCACTGAACTCTCGTACCCGACAGGAAACTGAGGCAAAAGTGCAAATCTTAAAATATTCTCTCAATAGATGAAATTTGTTGCCATTACTTGGGCGTTTTCCAGTTTTGTCGGGTGTGTTATCGCCTCAGCGTAACGCACCATCAAAGATTTTCGGTGGCGTTAGGACTAGACTCCATAACGCACCCTACCAAATTAAAGCTAAGTGGAGCAGGTTTTTCGATTTGTGTAGACACCGTAACCGAAACGGTGAGAGAAATGGAAGTGGGGTTTTTAGTATATTTTAATACTTTACAAACATCTTCCAAATCCCCTATTGATTGCATTCTGTATTTTAAATTCTGACTTCTCACTTAAGTTTTTCGTGAGCAGCCAAAATAATTTTTTCGGTTTCTTCCCAGCTAATACATTTGTCAGTTACAGAAACACCATATTTTAATTCTTCTTGTTTACCAGTAATTGGTTGACTACCTTCATACAAATGCGATTCTAGCATCATGCCAACAATTGATGTATTACCATCCACTATTTGCTGAATAATATTTTCTAAGACAGCACCTTGTAATTTGTAATCTTTATTGGTATTGCCGTGGCTACAGTCGATTACAATTCTCGGTGGTAAATTTGCCTGTTTTAATTTCTCTTCTACCAGTTTGACATTTGCTGGATCGAAGTTTGGTTGACTACCACCTCTTAAAATTACGTGACCATAGCCATTACCTTTAGTTTGAAAGACGCTGACCTGACCGTTTTGATTAATTCCCAGGAAATGATGCGGGTTTCCAGCTGATTGTAGGGCATTCAAAGCTACTTGAATATTGCCATCAGTACCGTTTTTAAAACCTACAGGCATCGAAAGTCCACTTGCCATTTCGCGGTGAGTTTGTGATTCAGTTGTGCGGGCGCCAATGGCAGACCATGTAATCAGTTCACTGATGTATTGAGGTATGATTGGATCTAGTGCTTCCGTGCCAGCAGGTAATCCCAATTCTGTAATTTTTAATAGTAACTCCCGTGCAATTAATAAACCTTTCTCGACATGGAAAGAATCATCCATATCTGGATCGTTAATTAAACCTTTCCAGCCTACGGTTGTTCTTGGTTTTTCAAAATACACTCGCATAATTAGTAGCAAGTTATCCTTGACTCGCTCGGCCAATATTTTTAATCTCTCAGAATATTCGAGCGCTGCTTTTGGATCGTGGATTGAGCATGGGCCAACTACTATAAATTTCCTCCGATCCTGAAAATCCAGGATATGTTCTATTTCCTGCCTATATGCTAAAACTCTTTTTTCGGCTAATTGTGTCAAAGGTAATTTTGACTTTACTTCATTGGGAGTTAATAAGATGCGATCGTTCTCAATGTTAGCGTTTTCGATATTATTATTAAATAATTTTTTGTGCATGGGGATGCTTTGGCAATTCTATAGACGCACTTCAACTCAAAAGTGTAACACAAACCTATGAAATTTTAAAATAGCTTATTTTCTGCTTGACAAATTTTTAATTAAACTGTAAGCAAGTAAAATCATAAAATTATAACTAAAAAAGGGGAAATATTTTCCCCCTTTTTCTTTGCTATTAGACTACTGACTGAGCAGTAGTGTAGATCGTTACTGCCATACAAACACTTTGGCTTCGTATGGTCCTAAGTCAGTTATGATACCATCATCACCAGTTTCGACATCATAATTGCCTGTCCACTCGTGCCATGTACCAGCACTAGGAAAGTTAGGAACATGATACTCAGCTAGGAAGTTTTCTGAGAAATTTGCAATTACGACTACACGAGAACCTTCATCATTCCAACGAGTATAAGCTAATACTTTAGCTTCAGGATTTTCGTGGATAAAATCGATATTTTCTGTGTAGAGAGCATGATTAC harbors:
- a CDS encoding MATE family efflux transporter; this encodes MELTSKEFQSELILEVQACLQLAVPLVITQILEAGIPLLDGVMMGLLNSQALAAGALGAVTFSTLASVCRSVLSAAGVSVANAFGAGKIDQVSRATGQGIWLAVTMCLPVMFIIWHFDYILLLTGQEESNVLLAQIYLRSIVWGFPAALGFCILKEVSSALNRPQFLIVITVAGLLLNAVANYVLMFGKFGFPALGLAGIGWGSTLIFWLNFIAATSWICFDNYFKDYQLDCALHQFDKDMFIDIFQTGWFLGLQYGAEIGVFTTTALLMGWFGTETLAAHEITVETESFVETVSIGISYAVTMRVGQLRGQNDLQGASRAGLVCIALVTPFVSIVALIFWLFPNYIVAMYLDTSNLDNIEIVKTATSFLVAGAIVQIFYSIQTIAAGALIGLKDTKVPVFITMFAYWGVGLGGGYLMAFTFGWGAIGLWLGLVLGLLIGAVVLTGRFYLLTSEIEFG
- a CDS encoding lytic transglycosylase domain-containing protein; this encodes MLKKLQKKQISIIAGAALFAFLTGAMVSAPEIGKSLGKWLKLSQNQAEQKSDGSVAQSAVFLLISQSLPERAAKLATIAQESRSPDRNRARYLLASDYIERTQGQKALVLLQGLEKDYPILAPYILLKQAQAEDMLGEDGKASDLRQRVLKLYPKEPAAVKALYLIAQPKQQETAIAQFPSNPLTWEIIRKRLQENPNQPQLQLILAKYAYDQPGIVGVLDQLVKQTTLKSEDWELIGTSYWENSQFPKAANAYAKAPKTSRNLYRTARGLQVGGKDKEKAIATYQQLVQQFPNSEETGMALLRLAETAKTPKDGLPYLEQVISKFPKQAGTALAQKAKTFQTLKDQKSASAAWQLLIGKYGNSDEAAEYRWKIAQDKAEAKDYVGAWQWAEPIVTNNPNSILAPRAGFWVGKWAASLGKQQESKTAYEYVISQFPYSYYAWRAATMLGLNVGNFDNVRVMNPEVIAPQRPLPPAGSETFKELYLLGQDRDAWLQWQTEFQNKIQPTVAEQFTEGLMRQARGENLIGIDEISKLEDREIPAELAQYQTLSKQITYWQARYPFPYLREIEKWSIDRKLNPLLVTALMRQESRFEPKIKSVAEATGLMQLLPSTAKWIAPQIKVDFKTINLENPNDNIMLGTWYLGHTHDQYNNNSLLAIASYNAGPGNVSKWLQTLTTKDPDEFVEEIPFDETKNYVRQVFGNYWNYLRLYNPEISGIVTKYSTTHPQLPAR
- a CDS encoding 3-deoxy-7-phosphoheptulonate synthase — translated: MHKKLFNNNIENANIENDRILLTPNEVKSKLPLTQLAEKRVLAYRQEIEHILDFQDRRKFIVVGPCSIHDPKAALEYSERLKILAERVKDNLLLIMRVYFEKPRTTVGWKGLINDPDMDDSFHVEKGLLIARELLLKITELGLPAGTEALDPIIPQYISELITWSAIGARTTESQTHREMASGLSMPVGFKNGTDGNIQVALNALQSAGNPHHFLGINQNGQVSVFQTKGNGYGHVILRGGSQPNFDPANVKLVEEKLKQANLPPRIVIDCSHGNTNKDYKLQGAVLENIIQQIVDGNTSIVGMMLESHLYEGSQPITGKQEELKYGVSVTDKCISWEETEKIILAAHEKLK